A genomic stretch from Nocardia wallacei includes:
- a CDS encoding helix-turn-helix transcriptional regulator, giving the protein MMAKGTERVLRGRERERALLADLLRRTMIGHGGAALIHGDPGIGKSALLDDAVQRVTGMRILRVTCVEPEADLGYAMLHRLLTPALTRMDRLAAPQADALRTVFGLAAGATPDRFLVGLATLSLLSELAAEQPLVCLVDDAQWADRPSLHVLEFVARRLAAEPIAVLIAARTEAHPLVVSGVFDVPLTGLDRESARELLLERAGAELSAAQQETILDAAVGNPLALRELPAGALRANVLPEPLPLADELRHAFLRRVRRLDEPTQQLLLVIAADGHTSYPTLRRAFAVLAPGVEWTPTGLDALDDLLSMDESAVIAFRHPLIRSAVYYGAGPDERRRAHRALATALHGDDDAAERRAWHLGQAADGQDEEVAAELEQSAYRAARISSATAAALLARSAELSTPGRQHARRSFESAAAWWVSGDFDRAATMLADISRTDRPGKPPRWDVLWLRASLELHVGNPAAAVSLLRPVLGPAADTSVHFALPLLVLFNEAAFCADADAWTDVAAAAERLAPSGDEVDDVLARLLRGSCRLRAGKDPGLAPGDLDAVEQLTDPARLWWASGFMLGLGHKDRARRLCRLAVQHARRLGAAVFLPWALWRVASDDLAAGRFRSAEAFAEEGRQIAEETGQINAALALRGSLAMLAALRGQEETARALARNVIDEGMTRGMAGAVVIAHRALGLLELAADRPEQALEHLAPRASGSYLGLAMVNVPDLVEAAIAADRPELVTEPLAAFTRWADTANLPDLCALAARCRALTSSGDTATAEFRRALEFHARADHPLEHARTQFLYGQHLRRERRPTDARDPLRTALTTFESLGAGAWADRTHNELRAAGETRKTTTTDHVADLTPQEARIVEAVSSGLTNREIAAQLFLSPRTIDYHLRKVFAKMGVSSRAELTKVVLHGGGTKRPLIDQ; this is encoded by the coding sequence ATGATGGCGAAGGGAACCGAGCGGGTCCTGCGCGGCCGCGAGCGAGAACGGGCGCTACTGGCAGACCTGCTGCGCCGCACCATGATCGGGCACGGCGGCGCGGCTCTGATACACGGGGATCCGGGGATCGGCAAGAGCGCACTGCTCGACGACGCCGTACAGCGAGTGACCGGCATGCGGATCCTGCGCGTGACGTGTGTCGAACCGGAAGCCGACCTCGGATACGCGATGCTGCACCGGCTCCTCACACCGGCACTCACCAGGATGGACCGGCTGGCCGCGCCGCAGGCCGATGCGTTGCGCACGGTTTTCGGGCTGGCGGCCGGTGCGACACCGGATCGTTTCCTGGTCGGTTTGGCGACCCTCTCGCTACTCTCCGAACTGGCAGCCGAGCAGCCGCTGGTGTGCCTGGTCGATGACGCCCAGTGGGCGGACCGGCCGTCGCTGCACGTGCTCGAGTTCGTGGCGCGGCGGTTGGCGGCCGAACCGATCGCCGTGCTTATCGCGGCACGCACCGAGGCGCACCCGCTCGTGGTCAGCGGTGTCTTCGATGTTCCCTTGACGGGCCTGGACCGGGAATCGGCACGGGAGCTGCTCCTCGAACGCGCCGGTGCCGAACTGTCTGCCGCACAACAGGAGACCATTCTGGACGCGGCGGTCGGCAACCCGCTGGCGCTGCGGGAATTACCAGCCGGGGCGCTGCGCGCGAATGTCCTGCCCGAACCGCTGCCGCTCGCCGACGAGTTGCGGCACGCGTTCCTGCGTCGAGTTCGACGCCTCGACGAGCCGACGCAGCAACTCCTATTGGTGATCGCAGCCGACGGCCACACCTCCTACCCGACGCTGCGGCGCGCCTTCGCCGTACTGGCGCCCGGTGTGGAATGGACGCCGACCGGACTCGACGCGCTCGACGATCTGCTCAGCATGGACGAGTCCGCGGTGATCGCCTTCCGTCATCCGCTGATCCGTTCGGCGGTCTATTACGGCGCCGGCCCGGACGAACGCCGCCGGGCACATCGCGCCCTGGCCACCGCGCTACATGGCGACGACGACGCGGCCGAACGGCGGGCGTGGCACCTCGGGCAGGCCGCCGACGGGCAGGACGAAGAGGTCGCCGCGGAACTGGAACAGTCGGCCTACCGCGCGGCCCGCATCAGCTCCGCCACCGCGGCGGCGCTGCTCGCGCGCAGCGCGGAACTCAGCACACCCGGCCGGCAGCACGCTCGCCGCAGCTTCGAATCCGCCGCCGCCTGGTGGGTCAGCGGTGACTTCGATCGCGCCGCGACCATGCTCGCGGACATCTCCCGCACGGACCGGCCGGGCAAGCCACCGCGGTGGGACGTCCTCTGGCTGCGGGCATCACTGGAACTGCATGTCGGAAACCCTGCCGCCGCTGTGTCTCTGCTGCGGCCGGTCCTCGGGCCGGCGGCCGACACGAGTGTCCATTTCGCGCTTCCCCTGCTGGTGCTGTTCAACGAGGCCGCCTTCTGCGCCGATGCCGATGCCTGGACAGACGTCGCCGCCGCGGCCGAGCGGCTCGCGCCCTCCGGTGACGAGGTGGACGATGTACTCGCGCGCCTGCTGCGCGGCAGCTGCCGCCTGCGCGCCGGAAAGGACCCCGGTTTGGCGCCCGGAGACCTCGATGCGGTGGAACAGTTGACCGATCCGGCCCGCCTGTGGTGGGCCAGCGGGTTCATGCTCGGCCTCGGCCACAAGGACCGCGCGCGCCGGTTGTGCAGACTCGCGGTGCAGCACGCCCGGCGGCTGGGCGCCGCGGTATTTCTGCCGTGGGCCCTGTGGCGAGTGGCCAGCGATGATCTCGCCGCGGGCCGGTTCCGCTCGGCGGAAGCCTTCGCCGAGGAAGGCCGCCAGATCGCGGAGGAAACCGGACAGATCAACGCCGCACTGGCATTACGAGGCTCGCTCGCCATGCTGGCCGCGCTGCGTGGTCAGGAAGAAACGGCCAGAGCTCTGGCACGGAATGTGATCGACGAAGGCATGACTCGGGGCATGGCCGGTGCCGTCGTCATCGCCCACCGGGCACTCGGCCTGCTCGAGCTGGCCGCCGACCGCCCCGAACAGGCACTCGAGCACCTCGCGCCGAGGGCGAGCGGTTCCTATCTCGGACTGGCGATGGTCAATGTTCCCGACCTGGTCGAGGCGGCGATAGCGGCGGATCGGCCGGAACTGGTCACCGAGCCGCTTGCCGCGTTCACTCGCTGGGCGGACACCGCGAACCTGCCCGACCTGTGCGCCCTCGCGGCCCGCTGCCGCGCATTGACATCCTCGGGCGACACCGCCACCGCGGAATTCCGCAGAGCCCTGGAGTTCCATGCGCGAGCAGACCATCCGCTCGAGCACGCCCGTACCCAGTTCCTGTACGGACAGCATCTACGCCGCGAACGCCGCCCCACCGACGCTCGTGACCCGCTCCGCACGGCCCTCACCACATTCGAATCACTCGGAGCCGGAGCATGGGCCGACCGAACTCACAACGAACTACGAGCCGCGGGCGAGACCCGCAAAACCACCACCACCGACCACGTCGCGGACCTCACGCCGCAGGAGGCCCGCATCGTCGAAGCCGTCAGCAGCGGTCTCACCAACCGCGAAATCGCCGCCCAACTGTTCCTCAGCCCCCGGACAATCGACTACCACCTGCGGAAGGTCTTCGCGAAAATGGGCGTCAGCTCACGCGCCGAACTCACCAAAGTCGTGCTGCACGGCGGCGGGACGAAACGGCCCCTCATCGATCAGTAG
- a CDS encoding MerR family transcriptional regulator, whose product MTESRVGPGMRMAELSRESGVAVATIKYYQREGLLPPGELTSPNQARYGSAHVRRLKLVRALMEIGGLSVADVREVLAAVDEPRASTHDILGVAQHGLPAPRVQVDEADRAWAMRRIEPILAQRDWRPPPQSPLLEELVGVLCTFREVGHEWVLDALSCYAESADRVAAADIDAVARLGSVDAVVEGAVVGTVLGDALLAVLRRIAHAEISRKRFGTRPTRSEP is encoded by the coding sequence ATGACGGAGTCCAGAGTCGGCCCCGGGATGCGGATGGCGGAGCTGAGCCGGGAGTCCGGGGTGGCGGTCGCGACGATCAAGTACTACCAACGCGAAGGTCTGCTGCCCCCAGGCGAATTGACCAGCCCCAACCAGGCCCGCTACGGCAGCGCGCACGTCCGGCGCCTGAAATTGGTCCGCGCGCTGATGGAGATCGGCGGACTCTCGGTCGCCGACGTGCGCGAGGTCCTCGCCGCCGTCGACGAGCCACGGGCGTCCACCCACGACATTCTCGGAGTGGCCCAGCACGGTCTGCCCGCGCCGCGGGTACAGGTCGACGAGGCGGATCGGGCATGGGCGATGCGCCGGATCGAACCGATACTCGCGCAACGCGATTGGCGCCCGCCGCCGCAGTCACCGCTGCTCGAGGAACTGGTGGGAGTGCTGTGCACCTTCCGGGAAGTCGGGCACGAATGGGTGCTCGACGCATTGTCGTGCTACGCCGAATCCGCCGATCGCGTCGCCGCCGCCGACATCGATGCGGTCGCGCGCTTGGGTTCGGTCGACGCCGTGGTCGAAGGCGCGGTGGTCGGAACCGTCCTCGGCGACGCCCTGCTGGCCGTGCTGCGGCGCATCGCCCATGCCGAGATATCCCGGAAGCGGTTCGGGACTCGGCCGACCCGATCCGAGCCGTGA